The Amycolatopsis sp. QT-25 genomic sequence GCAAGAAGATCGCGGAAGGTTCGGCTGGGCTCGTCCTCGATGTGAAGACCGGTTCGGGCGCGTTCATGAAGACGCTTCCGCAGGCCCGCGAACTCGCGCGGACCCTGGTGGAGATCGGGACCGCGCACGGCGTCGCGACGACGGCGCTGATCACGGACATGAACGTGCCGCTGGGACATGCCGTCGGGAACGCGATCGAGGTCGCGGAGTCGGTCGAGGTGCTGCGCGGCGGTGGCCCGGCCGACGTCGTCGAGCTGACCGTGTCGTTGGCGAGGGAGATGCTGGCGCTGGCGGGATTGTCCGAGGTGGACCCGGCCGCGGTGCTCGCGTCGGGGAAGGCCTACGAGACATGGTGCCGGATGATCGCCGCGCAGGGCGGGGATCCGGACGCTGCTTTGCCGCGGCCCGAGCACGTCCATGTCGTCGAGGCGCCTGCGGACGGTGTGTTGTCTTCGCTGGACGCCTATTCGGTCGGGGTCGCCGCTTGGCGGCTCGGGGCCGGGCGGGCGCGCAAGGAGGATCCGGTGCAGGCCGCGGCCGGCGTGTTGTGCCTGGCGAAGCCGGGCGACAAGGTTTCCGCCGGGCAGCCGCTGCTGGAGCTGCACACCGATACGCCGGAGGCTGTTCCTTCGGCTCTCGCTGCGCTCACGGACGCCTACGCCGTCTCCTCGGATGCCCCGGCCTCCGCTTCGCTCGTCCTGGAGACCGTGCGGCCCTGATCGCGATCCGCGTGGTAGGCCCAGAAGTACATGAAGGCCCCCTTCCTTGCGCCTAGCGCAAGGAAGGGGGCCTTCATGTACTTCTGACGTGCTTCGGCGCGCTACGAGCGGATCAGTCGGTGGTCTCGTCGGTACCGTCGGCCTTGGTCTTGCCGTCGGCCGCCTTGGGCGCCCGGCCGTTGCGCGAGCTGCGCCGCGGCTGACGCGGGGCGGGCGGCGGCGGGGAGATCTGCTGCACGGCCGGGCCACCGCCGAGCATCAGCTCCGCGAAGGTCGCCATCGCCTCGTCCAGCTGGCCGCCGATGCGGCGCACGGACTCGTCGTTGCTCCTGCGCACCAGCGAGTCGACCGAGTCGGTGTCCGGCTGCTTCTGCAGCGTGCTCTCGACCTTCGACAGACCGGAGCGGATCGAGCCGTCGAGGTCGCCGAGGCGGCCGGTGAAGCCGTCTTCGACCTTGTCGAGGCGCTCGGCCAGGTCGTCGAGGCGCGAGGTGACCTTTTCGAGGCGGTCGCCGAGGCCGTCGAGGCGGTCCGAAGCGTCGATCATCTCGCCGGTCTCGGTCAGCGCGGTCTTGACCGCCTCGGTGTTCGCGATGAGGCTTTCCTTGGTCGCCTTGTCGAGGTTCTCGACGCGGGTGCGCAGTTCGCGGTCGACGGTGTCGACGCGGTCGCGCAGGGCCGACTCGGCCTGCTCGACGCGCTCGCGCACCGGGCCGATCACCGACTGCGGGAGCGCGTCGGTCTTCACGTCCTGCTTGTCGAGGTGCGCGCCGAGTTCGTCGAGACGGCGGTGGATGTTCTGGAGCTTGTCCTCGAGCCCGTCCATCCGGCCCCCGACGCCTTCCAGGCGCGCGGCCATGCCGTCGAGGCGGCCGTCGAGCTGGGCGAACGGCTTGGCGAGCTTGTCGACGATGCTTTCCACGGCGCGGGTCAGCGCGGCGATCGCGGTGTCCTGCGCTTCGAGCCGCGACATGGTCTCGTCGAGACGTTCGGCGAGCACGCTCGTCTCGGTGCGGTCGGGCATCTCCGAGAGCCGCTTGCGCACCGCGCCGAGCGAGTCGACCGGGGCCAGACGTGCGTAGATGTCGTCGAGCGCGTCGAAGATCTGCTGCTGTTCGCTCTCACGCACTTCGGCCGCGCGCACCAGCATGTTGCGCATCCGGTCGAAGGACGGGGCGGCAATGTGGTTGTCAGTGGTCACTGCGGTGTCCTTCGTGGGCGGGGAAATGGGAGGGACGTGACGTGAAGCTTATCCATTGCGAAATTGCGCTGCGTATGGCCCCCGGGTATCGGACAATGTCGAGCTCTGCCCCTGATGGCCGATTCAGCCCGTGATCGACAAAGCCGAGGGTTAACCAGAGCGTACGAGTTACCACCATGTAGGGGAATGACCGGCTGGTTACCGTTACGTATGTCCTCTGAAAGCAGCAGGCACGGCCTCCCGGAGGCGGTACTGGCCCGCGCTCCGAAGGTTCTCCTCCATGACCACCTGGACGGCGGACTGCGTCCCGCCACGGTCGCCGAACTCGCCGAACGGACCGGCTACCGGTCCTTGCCGACCAGTGATCCCGTCGAACTCGGCCGGTGGTTCCGCGACGCCGCCGATTCCGGCTCCCTCGTCTCGTACCTCGAGACGTTCGCGCATACCTGCGGTGTCATGCAGACCGAGGAAGCGCTGGTCAGAGTAGCTACCGAAGCGGTGGAAGACCTCGCGGCGGACGGCGTCGTCTACGCCGAGGTGCGCTATGCCCCCGAACTCTTCGTCGAACGCGGACTGTCACTCGATGCGGTGGTCGAGGCCATTCAGGCCGGATTCGCCGAAGGTGAACGGAGAGTGGCGGACGGCGGCGGCCGGATCCGTGTCGGGACGTTGCTCTGCGCGATGCGCCAGCACGCCAGGGCGCTGGAGATCGCCGGTCTCGCCGTCCGCTACCGCGACGCCGGCGTGGTCGGGTTCGACATCGCCGGACCGGAAGACGGATTTCCGCCTACCGGATATCTCGACGCATTCGAGTTCCTGCGGACGAACAATGCGCATTTCACCATTCACGCCGGGGAGGCGTTCGGGCTGCCGTCCATTCGGGAGGCGATTCAGCATTGCGGTGCCGAGCGGCTCGGCCACGGGGTGCGCATCGTCGAGGACATCAAGACCGACAGCGACGGCACGGTCCATTTGGGACGGTTGGCCGCCTACGTCCGCGACCGCCGGATCCCGCTGGAGATCTGCCCCACGTCCAATGTCCAGACCGGAGCGGCACGC encodes the following:
- a CDS encoding thymidine phosphorylase; amino-acid sequence: MTAFAAVDVIRAKRDGERLTDEQIDWTIDAYTRGDLAEEQMAALAMAVFLRGMDSGEIARWTGAMISSGERLDLKVGRPTIDKHSTGGVGDKITLPLAPLVAACGAAVPQLSGRGLGHTGGTLDKLESIPGWRAALSTSEIIRQLDEVGAVVCAATSGLAPADKKLYALRDVTSTVESIPLIASSIMSKKIAEGSAGLVLDVKTGSGAFMKTLPQARELARTLVEIGTAHGVATTALITDMNVPLGHAVGNAIEVAESVEVLRGGGPADVVELTVSLAREMLALAGLSEVDPAAVLASGKAYETWCRMIAAQGGDPDAALPRPEHVHVVEAPADGVLSSLDAYSVGVAAWRLGAGRARKEDPVQAAAGVLCLAKPGDKVSAGQPLLELHTDTPEAVPSALAALTDAYAVSSDAPASASLVLETVRP
- a CDS encoding PA containing protein, which codes for MTTDNHIAAPSFDRMRNMLVRAAEVRESEQQQIFDALDDIYARLAPVDSLGAVRKRLSEMPDRTETSVLAERLDETMSRLEAQDTAIAALTRAVESIVDKLAKPFAQLDGRLDGMAARLEGVGGRMDGLEDKLQNIHRRLDELGAHLDKQDVKTDALPQSVIGPVRERVEQAESALRDRVDTVDRELRTRVENLDKATKESLIANTEAVKTALTETGEMIDASDRLDGLGDRLEKVTSRLDDLAERLDKVEDGFTGRLGDLDGSIRSGLSKVESTLQKQPDTDSVDSLVRRSNDESVRRIGGQLDEAMATFAELMLGGGPAVQQISPPPPAPRQPRRSSRNGRAPKAADGKTKADGTDETTD
- a CDS encoding adenosine deaminase → MSSESSRHGLPEAVLARAPKVLLHDHLDGGLRPATVAELAERTGYRSLPTSDPVELGRWFRDAADSGSLVSYLETFAHTCGVMQTEEALVRVATEAVEDLAADGVVYAEVRYAPELFVERGLSLDAVVEAIQAGFAEGERRVADGGGRIRVGTLLCAMRQHARALEIAGLAVRYRDAGVVGFDIAGPEDGFPPTGYLDAFEFLRTNNAHFTIHAGEAFGLPSIREAIQHCGAERLGHGVRIVEDIKTDSDGTVHLGRLAAYVRDRRIPLEICPTSNVQTGAARSIGEHPIGLLTRLRFRVTVNTDNRLMSGCSMTSEFAALAEAFGFGLADLEWFTINAMKSAFLDFDQRLDIITTVIEPGYAALRSLA